atttttaaaaaatcgacaCTCAGGTTTAAACTTGTTGCGGAAATCATCAAACATTTTTCGCGGCTTTCTTATCGTCATATTTTCCAAACTATTTCATCGGATATCGTTTGAAATAGATGTATAATTACATCTCGTTGATATTCTCgttcgtttttcaaattatctcgACACTCATTCGAATCTTATACcgatattgaaattgaattttacggCCGGAATGGCGAAATGAGGTGCGAGTTTTGGCCGTTGTCCAAGATAGGTATGAGCCGCGAGTTTGAATTAGAGCTAAGTGCTTTTATGCGGGATacgttataggtatattatgtGCAGTAAAAATTGCACCTTTGCATACAGTTAGAAAGTTGAACTGCAACGCACGCGaatacttgttgatattccaGTTCTTCGACGGAATTAATTTGCCTCATTATACCGCAAATATCACCTTTACGCTCATTTTACAATCCAGTGATGTCAAACCACGATTGCTTTGACTACCAGTCGAAGGTGCAAATTTTTCTGCTGTATTCATAagattttctatatttttaattttgtccGGACGGAAAGAAAATGTCACACACACCTAAAAACAATACAGTTATTTACTCTAAAGAAaacataacaaaaaaatacgttcacaaataaaaataaaaaaaaaaaaaacatgtgaAACATTTCCACAAGGAGCTTAGAAAAAAGTATTCGAAAGTCAGTATCGATACAGATTTCTTAAACCGTGATGTAACGATTACAATCATAGggataaacttttttctcatataTCATTTCTGTGAATTGCTAATTGTCGAGGCATTATCTGATACGTCATAGAGTTGGTTGAAAGACTTGAATATACTTGTAAAATAAGGTGAGAGCACCGCAATTACTGTCCTGatacaaattttaatcaacaGCTTACCCCGGGCTTCCGACGCTCCTGTGGTTAGTGGCGGTTCGATATTTTCATGGGGCACTAAGTTCAAGTACACCGGTCGCACAGAGAAAGAAGTTCTCGAAGAGACGGGTCCGCTTCGAAAGGAGGAACCTGCTATTCAACGTGGTAACGCACGCACATCTAGTCTTAGAAGAAAGGCGAGCAGCGTTCCTGCGACGCCGAGCACCCCGAGTCAAGATTTGGTCGAAATTCGTAAGCAGTTTATTCATAACATAATGCAATTATACACCGACTGAGTAAATTAACCAGGATCAAGCCAAGTCGTTGAATTAATTTGATCGGAGGAACCAATTAGCTAAGCTTGAAGCGAACgcattttcattgaatttatatatacataaaacaCTATGAAGTCTGTGtacaaaataacaaatttttatagtcTTCAGACAGCTTAAATCACGCCAATTTATACTTACTTGTAccacattttcttgtaattccaAGTTGGAATGCCTCTGGAATTTTCTCGCAACCATATCGACTGAGATTTTCCTTCTcgtgtatacattttttataggaatattttttcaaggtCTAGTAATACTTTATTCCTGTTGCATACCAGCGATACTTATATACGACTGTTTTGAAAATCAACAGGATACTCGAGCTTGCCACGGAGCTGTCATAGTGCTGGTCTCGACGGTACTGGGATGTGTGAAAGTGGCGGAGTTCCTTTCAGCTCTCCGTACTGCCCAGACAACACTCTGCCTCTGTTGGAGACGGTGTCGGAAGATCAAGAGATTCACGCTCGTCGAAATAACGGTTGGTTGCCGCCACTTCTTCCCAGCTTTTTCATCCTCGTTTTTCGATCTCCAAACCCTGTTCCAAATTGTCTCGCCTCCTTGAATCCGCTGGATTTAAGCAAGGTGTCAGATTTTTTCACCgcgtttaaaattatgtacataCCTGAGAAAGCAGATACAGGCTGCTATCAGGAAATATATGGGAAATTATAAAACACTGTGTGTAGATATATATTGTATAGTTTtagtatacatatgtatacatatgtatgtatacgacGTGCACATAGTATcttaaatttaattacttATAAACTCACTCATCACTCACGAAATTTATCACATGTTCACGATTTTAATATGCAggtgttaattttttcgatagtaattgtttctctttttttcttgaacaATCATTTCACcaagttggaaatttttttcagaaaacttaaGTTTTTACAACTGCAAGTCAGTAACGATCAGAACTACtacagttttaatttttttaattctttccGATCACATTCGTTTGTTGGATcagacatttattttttctaactttATTACTGAGATATGATCTGTGCTCAGAGAAAAAAGGTATGTACCGTAGtagaaacgagaaaataatgAGGAAACGGTTAGCGAATCTAgagtttaaataaaaaacgatgCATTGAAAATGAGCTCGGATATGTTAGGAGCATTATTTGAGTTTCCACAAATTAGTTGCATGACGAAACGTTTTTGACTATCAAGCTTATTATCATGGTAAAATTTTGTCTcgattatataattattgataagTTTAAGCGGGTTGCAACGATTAGCCAAAGTCTTGCTTTTTACTCATAGGCTTTTTTagattttcatttgttattatttgttttatttctctttctgtTCTTTAGCCGTAGACGAGAATGATTCGCATGCGAGCGCAGCCGGCGAACAGATACAGccggtgaaaaagttgaaatttgcAAAGACGACGTTCAGCAAGGCACCGCCGTTATACAGTCAGAGAATAGTGATAGGTACGGAGGAGTTaagtggaaaaaatatcgataaacTGGTGAGGCAAAAGATagattcatttgaaaaaagtcCAAAAGTCGTCAGATCCACGGCCCTCATTGTTAAAACGTCAAAAACACTGGCAAATGGAATTTCTTCTTGCCCAAATTCATCGACTTTCAACTCAACTTCAAATATAAAGTTGAACGGTAACGTTTACCTATCCAAAGACTCTGCCCCAACGGATTTGAGCCGAGGTCTATCTTCCTCGTCCGGGCCTTTGCTCGTCGATCACAATCTCCAGGATATCGCAGGCATGAGGAAGTTCCAGGTAAACCCAAAGATAGACGATCCAGCACCGGGGAGAAATCGAATTAACTTTACGGACGGTGATTCTCTTTCGAACACAGGTGAGCTTtgtaaatttgtataaatatatattcttcCATAAATCagattagttttttttatttctctctttctatctgTAATTTGCCTATTGTAAATTATCCCTTATACTTCATACGTATATGTTAcattatatgtgtatagattttctattttttttcttcttataaaCAGCTCGCAGGCTTTTTTACCTCGCATgtcttttcattcgttattaAACATACGTAATAATGAGACTTGAAAAACTCTTTTATTTAGGTCACCGACGATTTAGTCAAGCTTGAGGGACCGAATACTTATTGTTTACGTTAATTTTCGATAATcagtacagaaaaaaatttgcaaaaaggGCAATAATAAAAGATATCACGAGATTTCATGAAATCCCTTGATTTGAATATAATTGTAACGCTATAACAGAGAAATGCGGTTCATCTAAATTGtgttattgtaaatattttaacatggaaaAAGCTGTACTCTGTGTAATGAGATATAAATCCTGCCttgattttttaccattttatatAAACTTGACAATGGATACGcatgaaatattcaactttgtttttcttgaaacTGGTAATGGTGAGCAAATAGTCTTCTGTcgtaataagaataatatattattgaagTCTTTTTCGTAGATAGAACAGATTCCAGAATAATCTGATCTCAACTCGTTTAAGGATTGCTGCAAATCTTTGAAAGACTAATGGAAAAAAGAGACAagagaacctgaattttcatAACTAATATAGGTATTGATATGCTTGTTGCAGTCGGTGCTGACGAGGCGGACACGAACGACTATTACTTCAGGGATTCGTTCGACCATTCCTCATCCGAAAGCCAACTATTAGACGCGACAGGAAAGCCTCACAGTAGATCGGTGACGCCTGTGCCGAAGATGCAGAAGCTGCAGAATTCGAAATTATGTTTACAAGTTCAGGGTTCGGGAAAAGTGTCCCATAAACGTCTCCatgtaataaaaatcttcGTCCCGGCGCTGATGCTGACCATTGTTGTACTCTGCATTGTGACGGTGCTGATATTCGAAACTGACACCGCGCTGTTCAACAGCATGCGAAAGACACCGGAAATGGTTGCTCTTAGGAATCAGTGCTACGCACCTATAAGggaatttttaaaaagcaaATTTGGTCTGTTCTGATGTCGTCTACggtatgagaaaaattttcatagtcTAAACTCTTAACGACAGTGCCAATTTAATCAGGGACGAGATAGGTTTACTATTATAATAGACCGTGCGGTAAATCGGACCGCGATACTTCTAATCAAATCTAAATTAACGTACGACGTTATCGTTTCGACGACTTGAAAGTCAATCGCAgcattaatatttttcgttttaagCTGTTTTTACGCTTTCACGATGCCCGTAACTTGCAACGTTAAGAAACTGGATTCTGAATTCCATCGCAGTATCTTTGCCACCCTCTCTCAAAGTGACCAAACTTCCGAGTTTCAATTACTTCAACTTTCATCCGCAGATAttgaaattgcttcattttAACGCCAATCTTTTTTTGAACGTGTTCGATTGTGGCTTGCGAATTACTACCTGTTGCGAAATCGCTGACACGATCTTAACGAGGGTTAAAAAGAGCGCTGTGATTtaactgaaaaagaaaattaattagtaAATAATCTGCTGGCGCGTTGTCCGGCCTTTGGCTTTGAAAGAATgactttattctttttttttttttttttttaattcataaatgaaaattgaattatttctttttaaattcgaaGCGAAAGTaggtgtgaaaattttttcaatcatggtcaaataattatttgacaAACTATCAATGCGTATAATAtgctatataatatataaaagcACGCGTTATAGAATGAAATTTACCCTATTTTATCGTCAAATGGAAACTGAGGAATAGATGATgtaatcaaaaatgatttaatAGAATAAATCGTTATAGCAATGTTAggtaattttaatattcaacGAAAAGCAATTAATACGTAGGATTTAAGGGTATGCGTTTTTATCGCTGAAATAGATGGCATGACAGAGTAAAGAATATAATGTGCTTCGTTTAAGTGAATATAGAAAAACTGTATAGTTTAGATTGAATATAGCATTCATTTATCATTACACGCCATTCTATCCGTAGGTAATATCTCAActgagtttgaaaatattttcttgccGCCTCTAAGGCATATCATTggttaatatttattaatttaatatatttatttcatacagatacattttatatatacacatatatatttatataatatattattttgtttaaattttctctcatGGTTCCTGATTACTTACATAAGTTTACGTATGTAAATCCTTTTAGGAtcgagttgttttttttttttttttttttctctccacgcttgttttccattcaaaatcaatttttattcaaagttgCTTTGTCGATGCACGTATGCCTTCATTCCCTAATTTTAATCTCTATTTCGTGTATTCTTCTAGTCCACAAAGCGTCCGAGTAATGCGATGAAAGTGAACAAAgaataacaatgaaaaaggTGTAAAACGAAGCGATGAAGAGtaagagtgtaaaattttatttgtgtaATTGTTGGATctgatttgtttttatttgttgGTGAAATGTACTCTCGTCGACTAGGAAGATTTTACATCCACTAATATCGGTAGACGTAGAAATAATGTTCACGCATTCCTGGTGTAATttatcagcaaaaaaaaaaaaaaaaaacaaaaaaaaaaacaaaaaaaatacgaaataaaataaaaaaaaaaaacaacatatGTTTGCATAAGTCTGTGGATTGAAACTCGGTTgcgaaaaaacagaaagaaatgtaaatattatccAAAAACAAATGTTCattaaaaattggcaaaatttattcaatctaTTCTCTATAAgcttaaatgaaaaatgatctaCAGAAGTTTgcagggaaaaaaatattcaccgaGGACACTTGgcgtgattttatttattcgtcgGAGGTAATGATAAGAAAATGCTTGGGTATTAAAATTGTTCTGTAGTAAATGCCGCCGCTTAGAAATGAATCGCAGCTCCAGTTGTTGTAAAAGATAGGGATTTTTGTCACGAATACACGAGCCGTAGCAGAAAATTTCCCTGTACCGCAGAGCTAAAAAACCTAAACACCTTTTGCAAATCCATGCGTCAGCTGTTAATTGCATTaagcgagtaaaaaaaaaaaaaaaaaaaccaccttCCTTCTCTCAAGTTTTGTGTCTGTAATGACAAACCAGAAAGCTGAATACACAATAAACCTGATAAATGAAATAGACGAATCTTTGTAAACTGTCATTGTATTTCGCGTTTGTGAATCCTTGAAGCGCCAAAGTTGATTGCGAAAAGATTGTCTATCTTAAATATTTAACGTCACAAAACCGAACGATTGCGATGGCATCGATATTTTCCCCGTGAAAACTTTCGGACTAACCTTATTTCCTACAAGTGCCTACGCTGTActaaaaatcttttttaatcaattattcgtCTCCGATATATAACGAGCGCACtctgtgtaaaattatttacaagttATTTCATCCGGTTCTCTTTTGAATCGCCGTGGTCGTTCCACTCTCATCTAATTTGCAATCTCTGCTCGAAACGGAGGCGAAATATTGACATGCCAAAACTTCATGCAAAACTGTATAGTTTCATAGGAACTTTATagtttaataatatatttacacgaACGATGTTTCTTCGACTTGAATAATTCGCGTAGCCTGAGTGCTTATCGGTAAAACTGATTGCTTCCTTGCGCTGTTTTCtaagaaagaagaataaataaataaattaaaaaaaaaaaaaaaaaaaaaaaacataaataagtttgaaaatacttccgaccaatttttcaatccctttcccccccccccccaaaaaaaaaaaaaaaaacaaaacacccCTCCCCCCCAAAATTTTACGCGAATAATATCAAGTCCGAGAACCGTTGTACAATTGTACTTggaaattgtataaataatatatagatGTAAACGAATGTCA
This region of Neodiprion fabricii isolate iyNeoFabr1 chromosome 7, iyNeoFabr1.1, whole genome shotgun sequence genomic DNA includes:
- the LOC124186640 gene encoding FERM domain-containing protein 5 isoform X5; amino-acid sequence: MLKFGSKNDVTVVHRATIRLLDDTEIIQCDFQPQHKGRFILEYVCKQLNILETDYFGLRYVDHSRQRHWLDLAKTAIKQVKDMDPILFSFRVKFYPPDPFRLKEEITRYQVYQQLKRDLLHGRLYCSPGEAALLAACVVQSELGDYDPEIHEGNYISEHKLLLKQTETIEEKAMDLHQTQLKGFTPEQAETHFLRLASQLDTYAVDPHPVKDHRGSQLYLGINHCGILTFQGSRKTHHFRWPEVQKINYEGKMFIVHLTFNEDLRTKKKHTVGFKCPTGSSCRHVWRCAIEQMLFFTLPRASDAPVVSGGSIFSWGTKFKYTGRTEKEVLEETGPLRKEEPAIQRGNARTSSLRRKASSVPATPSTPSQDLVEIRYSSLPRSCHSAGLDGTGMCESGGVPFSSPYCPDNTLPLLETVSEDQEIHARRNNAVDENDSHASAAGEQIQPVKKLKFAKTTFSKAPPLYSQRIVIDSAPTDLSRGLSSSSGPLLVDHNLQDIAGMRKFQVNPKIDDPAPGRNRINFTDGDSLSNTVGADEADTNDYYFRDSFDHSSSESQLLDATGKPHSRSVTPVPKMQKLQNSKLCLQVQGSGKVSHKRLHVIKIFVPALMLTIVVLCIVTVLIFETDTALFNSMRKTPEMVALRNQCYAPIREFLKSKFGLF
- the LOC124186640 gene encoding FERM domain-containing protein 5 isoform X6, giving the protein MLKFGSKNDVTVVHRATIRLLDDTEIIQCDFQPQHKGRFILEYVCKQLNILETDYFGLRYVDHSRQRHWLDLAKTAIKQVKDMDPILFSFRVKFYPPDPFRLKEEITRYQVYQQLKRDLLHGRLYCSPGEAALLAACVVQSELGDYDPEIHEGNYISEHKLLLKQTETIEEKAMDLHQTQLKGFTPEQAETHFLRLASQLDTYAVDPHPVKDHRGSQLYLGINHCGILTFQGSRKTHHFRWPEVQKINYEGKMFIVHLTFNEDLRTKKKHTVGFKCPTGSSCRHVWRCAIEQMLFFTLPRASDAPVVSGGSIFSWGTKFKYTGRTEKEVLEETGPLRKEEPAIQRGNARTSSLRRKASSVPATPSTPSQDLVEIRYSSLPRSCHSAGLDGTGMCESGGVPFSSPYCPDNTLPLLETVSEDQEIHARRNNDSAPTDLSRGLSSSSGPLLVDHNLQDIAGMRKFQVNPKIDDPAPGRNRINFTDGDSLSNTVGADEADTNDYYFRDSFDHSSSESQLLDATGKPHSRSVTPVPKMQKLQNSKLCLQVQGSGKVSHKRLHVIKIFVPALMLTIVVLCIVTVLIFETDTALFNSMRKTPEMVALRNQCYAPIREFLKSKFGLF
- the LOC124186640 gene encoding FERM domain-containing protein 5 isoform X1 translates to MLKFGSKNDVTVVHRATIRLLDDTEIIQCDFQPQHKGRFILEYVCKQLNILETDYFGLRYVDHSRQRHWLDLAKTAIKQVKDMDPILFSFRVKFYPPDPFRLKEEITRYQVYQQLKRDLLHGRLYCSPGEAALLAACVVQSELGDYDPEIHEGNYISEHKLLLKQTETIEEKAMDLHQTQLKGFTPEQAETHFLRLASQLDTYAVDPHPVKDHRGSQLYLGINHCGILTFQGSRKTHHFRWPEVQKINYEGKMFIVHLTFNEDLRTKKKHTVGFKCPTGSSCRHVWRCAIEQMLFFTLPRASDAPVVSGGSIFSWGTKFKYTGRTEKEVLEETGPLRKEEPAIQRGNARTSSLRRKASSVPATPSTPSQDLVEIRYSSLPRSCHSAGLDGTGMCESGGVPFSSPYCPDNTLPLLETVSEDQEIHARRNNAVDENDSHASAAGEQIQPVKKLKFAKTTFSKAPPLYSQRIVIGTEELSGKNIDKLVRQKIDSFEKSPKVVRSTALIVKTSKTLANGISSCPNSSTFNSTSNIKLNGNVYLSKDSAPTDLSRGLSSSSGPLLVDHNLQDIAGMRKFQVNPKIDDPAPGRNRINFTDGDSLSNTVGADEADTNDYYFRDSFDHSSSESQLLDATGKPHSRSVTPVPKMQKLQNSKLCLQVQGSGKVSHKRLHVIKIFVPALMLTIVVLCIVTVLIFETDTALFNSMRKTPEMVALRNQCYAPIREFLKSKFGLF
- the LOC124186640 gene encoding FERM domain-containing protein 5 isoform X3 — protein: MLKFGSKNDVTVVHRATIRLLDDTEIIQCDFQPQHKGRFILEYVCKQLNILETDYFGLRYVDHSRQRHWLDLAKTAIKQVKDMDPILFSFRVKFYPPDPFRLKEEITRYQVYQQLKRDLLHGRLYCSPGEAALLAACVVQSELGDYDPEIHEGNYISEHKLLLKQTETIEEKAMDLHQTQLKGFTPEQAETHFLRLASQLDTYAVDPHPVKDHRGSQLYLGINHCGILTFQGSRKTHHFRWPEVQKINYEGKMFIVHLTFNEDLRTKCPTGSSCRHVWRCAIEQMLFFTLPRASDAPVVSGGSIFSWGTKFKYTGRTEKEVLEETGPLRKEEPAIQRGNARTSSLRRKASSVPATPSTPSQDLVEIRYSSLPRSCHSAGLDGTGMCESGGVPFSSPYCPDNTLPLLETVSEDQEIHARRNNAVDENDSHASAAGEQIQPVKKLKFAKTTFSKAPPLYSQRIVIGTEELSGKNIDKLVRQKIDSFEKSPKVVRSTALIVKTSKTLANGISSCPNSSTFNSTSNIKLNGNVYLSKDSAPTDLSRGLSSSSGPLLVDHNLQDIAGMRKFQVNPKIDDPAPGRNRINFTDGDSLSNTVGADEADTNDYYFRDSFDHSSSESQLLDATGKPHSRSVTPVPKMQKLQNSKLCLQVQGSGKVSHKRLHVIKIFVPALMLTIVVLCIVTVLIFETDTALFNSMRKTPEMVALRNQCYAPIREFLKSKFGLF
- the LOC124186640 gene encoding FERM domain-containing protein 5 isoform X2, translated to MLKFGSKNDVTVVHRATIRLLDDTEIIQCDFQPQHKGRFILEYVCKQLNILETDYFGLRYVDHSRQRHWLDLAKTAIKQVKDMDPILFSFRVKFYPPDPFRLKEEITRYQVYQQLKRDLLHGRLYCSPGEAALLAACVVQSELGDYDPEIHEGNYISEHKLLLKQTETIEEKAMDLHQTQLKGFTPEQAETHFLRLASQLDTYAVDPHPVKDHRGSQLYLGINHCGILTFQGSRKTHHFRWPEVQKINYEGKMFIVHLTFNEKKHTVGFKCPTGSSCRHVWRCAIEQMLFFTLPRASDAPVVSGGSIFSWGTKFKYTGRTEKEVLEETGPLRKEEPAIQRGNARTSSLRRKASSVPATPSTPSQDLVEIRYSSLPRSCHSAGLDGTGMCESGGVPFSSPYCPDNTLPLLETVSEDQEIHARRNNAVDENDSHASAAGEQIQPVKKLKFAKTTFSKAPPLYSQRIVIGTEELSGKNIDKLVRQKIDSFEKSPKVVRSTALIVKTSKTLANGISSCPNSSTFNSTSNIKLNGNVYLSKDSAPTDLSRGLSSSSGPLLVDHNLQDIAGMRKFQVNPKIDDPAPGRNRINFTDGDSLSNTVGADEADTNDYYFRDSFDHSSSESQLLDATGKPHSRSVTPVPKMQKLQNSKLCLQVQGSGKVSHKRLHVIKIFVPALMLTIVVLCIVTVLIFETDTALFNSMRKTPEMVALRNQCYAPIREFLKSKFGLF
- the LOC124186640 gene encoding FERM domain-containing protein 5 isoform X4, with the translated sequence MLKFGSKNDVTVVHRATIRLLDDTEIIQCDFQPQHKGRFILEYVCKQLNILETDYFGLRYVDHSRQRHWLDLAKTAIKQVKDMDPILFSFRVKFYPPDPFRLKEEITRYQVYQQLKRDLLHGRLYCSPGEAALLAACVVQSELGDYDPEIHEGNYISEHKLLLKQTETIEEKAMDLHQTQLKGFTPEQAETHFLRLASQLDTYAVDPHPVKDHRGSQLYLGINHCGILTFQGSRKTHHFRWPEVQKINYEGKMFIVHLTFNECPTGSSCRHVWRCAIEQMLFFTLPRASDAPVVSGGSIFSWGTKFKYTGRTEKEVLEETGPLRKEEPAIQRGNARTSSLRRKASSVPATPSTPSQDLVEIRYSSLPRSCHSAGLDGTGMCESGGVPFSSPYCPDNTLPLLETVSEDQEIHARRNNAVDENDSHASAAGEQIQPVKKLKFAKTTFSKAPPLYSQRIVIGTEELSGKNIDKLVRQKIDSFEKSPKVVRSTALIVKTSKTLANGISSCPNSSTFNSTSNIKLNGNVYLSKDSAPTDLSRGLSSSSGPLLVDHNLQDIAGMRKFQVNPKIDDPAPGRNRINFTDGDSLSNTVGADEADTNDYYFRDSFDHSSSESQLLDATGKPHSRSVTPVPKMQKLQNSKLCLQVQGSGKVSHKRLHVIKIFVPALMLTIVVLCIVTVLIFETDTALFNSMRKTPEMVALRNQCYAPIREFLKSKFGLF